Proteins from a single region of Butyrivibrio fibrisolvens:
- a CDS encoding MetQ/NlpA family ABC transporter substrate-binding protein, translating to MKKNLTKTLKIVTTALVSTAMLAGCSQTSEGDTNVAQAAGEEAKDNAGTDASSEEVLIDLSAYDISQSQLGTVNADGLREITAIADLTPHSELLEYIEPSLEAAGLKVVLVATAADSTTLEKTQNGEIDFNFYAHWPYVNDQNETNGFTLVNAGDIHVEPIRAYSDKYTSVDEISDGDVVAIPNDATNEYRALKILEEQGLITLDDSVDSTLSATVDSIVSYEKNIEIVELDSAQIIPTKDDFDFFITNTNKALEAGITSNVLFSESGDNNPFANIIAVASGNENDPAIQAVVAALRSEAVRKYIEEKYNGAVIPAD from the coding sequence ATGAAAAAAAATCTGACAAAGACACTGAAAATAGTTACAACAGCACTGGTGTCAACAGCCATGCTGGCAGGGTGCTCACAAACTAGTGAAGGAGATACAAACGTAGCACAGGCAGCAGGTGAAGAGGCAAAGGATAATGCTGGTACTGATGCTAGTAGCGAAGAAGTTTTAATTGACCTTTCAGCTTATGACATCTCACAGTCCCAGCTTGGAACAGTAAACGCAGATGGCCTTAGAGAGATCACTGCGATCGCAGATCTTACACCTCACTCAGAGCTTCTTGAGTACATTGAGCCATCACTTGAAGCAGCAGGACTTAAGGTTGTACTTGTAGCCACAGCAGCAGACTCTACAACACTTGAAAAGACTCAGAATGGCGAGATCGATTTCAACTTCTATGCACACTGGCCATATGTAAACGATCAGAATGAAACTAATGGTTTTACTTTAGTTAATGCAGGAGACATTCACGTTGAGCCTATAAGAGCATATTCGGATAAGTATACATCAGTAGATGAGATATCTGATGGTGACGTAGTTGCAATTCCTAACGATGCAACTAACGAGTACAGAGCACTTAAGATTCTGGAAGAACAGGGCCTTATCACACTTGATGACAGCGTAGATTCAACACTTAGCGCAACAGTTGACAGTATCGTGTCTTACGAAAAGAATATCGAGATCGTAGAGCTTGATTCTGCTCAGATCATTCCAACCAAGGATGATTTCGATTTCTTTATTACAAATACTAACAAGGCACTTGAGGCAGGTATCACATCAAACGTACTCTTTAGCGAGAGCGGTGATAATAACCCATTTGCAAATATCATCGCAGTAGCATCAGGCAATGAGAATGATCCTGCAATTCAGGCAGTAGTTGCAGCGCTTCGTTCAGAAGCTGTTCGTAAGTATATCGAAGAGAAGTATAACGGAGCAGTAATACCGGCGGACTAA
- a CDS encoding nitrogenase component 1, giving the protein MGAGIIEQERFTCALGAMQTVVAIPKALPILHSGPGCGDMVSGFFQRSKGYAGGSTTPCSNFSEKEVVFGGVNRLRELVDNSYKILNSDLQVIFTGCTAGIVGDDVQSVAEEFRDQGKPIVYVESPGFKSNNYVSHSVVVNAIIDQYVSQYEDESTFRSQKNTVNVFASIPYQDMFWRGNLDEYKRLLEAIGLKVNILFGDKSEGVREWQSIPKANFNILVSPWYGKDIVDHLKDVYGQPYVQYPNIPIGANETEKFLNKVIAFAIEQGADINEVEAKRFIKRESDAYYAQLEDLATFLLEFRYGLPNHAHIIHDAGYVLGISKFLINETGVIPKEQFIVDDTPEKYQEEIEKELKSISKKREVPVFFSPDAGLAQNRIRETEHKGKGIIIGAGWDKQIAREKNYDFISAAIPTDYRLVMRTGYVGFAGGLRLIEDIYSNTLSKFA; this is encoded by the coding sequence ATGGGAGCAGGAATAATTGAACAGGAAAGATTTACATGTGCTCTTGGCGCAATGCAGACAGTAGTTGCAATCCCGAAGGCACTTCCGATCTTACATTCAGGACCAGGTTGTGGTGATATGGTTTCAGGTTTTTTCCAGAGATCAAAGGGATATGCAGGCGGCAGTACAACACCTTGTTCCAACTTTTCAGAAAAAGAAGTTGTATTCGGTGGTGTAAACAGATTAAGAGAGCTTGTAGATAATTCATATAAAATACTTAATTCAGATCTTCAGGTTATTTTCACAGGATGTACAGCAGGTATTGTAGGCGACGATGTACAGTCTGTTGCTGAAGAGTTCAGAGATCAGGGTAAACCAATTGTATATGTTGAAAGCCCCGGATTTAAGAGTAACAACTACGTATCACACTCAGTGGTAGTCAATGCCATCATCGATCAGTACGTAAGTCAGTACGAGGACGAGTCCACATTCAGAAGCCAGAAGAATACAGTCAATGTATTTGCTTCAATCCCTTATCAGGATATGTTCTGGAGAGGCAACCTTGATGAGTACAAGCGCCTCCTTGAAGCTATCGGACTTAAGGTCAACATCCTTTTTGGCGACAAGTCAGAGGGTGTGCGTGAGTGGCAGAGTATACCAAAAGCAAACTTCAATATCCTGGTTTCTCCATGGTATGGAAAAGATATAGTCGATCATCTTAAGGATGTATACGGCCAGCCATATGTGCAGTATCCAAACATTCCGATAGGCGCAAATGAGACAGAGAAGTTCCTTAATAAAGTCATTGCTTTTGCCATAGAGCAGGGCGCAGACATCAACGAGGTTGAGGCTAAGAGATTTATAAAAAGAGAATCAGATGCCTACTACGCTCAGCTTGAGGACCTTGCAACATTCCTTCTCGAGTTCAGATACGGACTTCCAAACCATGCACACATCATCCACGACGCAGGATATGTTCTTGGAATCTCAAAGTTCCTTATAAACGAAACCGGAGTTATTCCAAAGGAACAGTTCATCGTAGATGATACGCCTGAAAAATATCAGGAAGAGATAGAAAAAGAACTAAAGAGTATATCAAAGAAAAGAGAGGTGCCGGTTTTCTTTTCACCAGATGCAGGTCTTGCACAGAACAGGATAAGAGAAACAGAGCATAAAGGCAAGGGCATCATCATCGGCGCAGGCTGGGACAAGCAGATAGCCCGTGAAAAGAACTACGACTTCATATCAGCTGCGATCCCTACAGATTACAGACTTGTCATGAGAACAGGATATGTCGGATTCGCTGGCGGCCTTCGTCTTATCGAAGATATCTACAGTAATACACTTTCAAAGTTCGCATAA
- a CDS encoding methionine ABC transporter ATP-binding protein yields the protein MAEFVTIKNLHKNFIKDSVPIKVLNGVNLTVNKGEIFGVIGFSGAGKSTLARCINRLETPDSGQIIVDGTEILSLSDKELRKKRKKIGMVFQNFNLFESKTVYQNIAYPLAIDGYKKSEIKKKVIEAAEMVGLSDKLSEYPGGLSGGQKQRVGIARALVGDPDLLLSDESTSALDPQTTIQILDLLKEINKKTNITILMITHELDAIKYTCRKMAVLENGEITEEGLVEDIFKNPTSRTGALFAKVFNEMQHTELGDGAGI from the coding sequence ATGGCAGAATTCGTTACTATCAAAAACTTACATAAGAATTTTATAAAAGATTCCGTTCCTATCAAGGTTTTAAATGGCGTCAATCTCACGGTCAACAAGGGAGAGATATTCGGAGTAATCGGTTTTAGCGGAGCCGGCAAATCTACGCTTGCAAGATGTATCAACAGGTTAGAGACTCCTGATTCAGGACAGATCATTGTTGATGGAACTGAAATACTGAGCCTTTCTGACAAGGAGCTTAGAAAGAAGCGCAAGAAGATCGGAATGGTATTTCAGAATTTTAACCTTTTTGAATCAAAGACCGTATATCAGAACATAGCTTATCCCCTTGCAATAGATGGATACAAGAAGTCTGAGATTAAGAAAAAAGTTATTGAGGCAGCAGAAATGGTCGGTCTTTCAGATAAGCTCTCAGAATATCCTGGAGGACTTTCAGGTGGACAGAAGCAGAGAGTTGGAATCGCAAGAGCACTTGTCGGTGATCCTGATCTTCTTTTATCAGACGAGTCCACATCTGCTCTTGATCCGCAGACTACTATCCAGATCCTGGACCTTCTAAAAGAGATCAACAAAAAGACCAATATCACGATACTCATGATCACTCACGAGCTTGATGCGATCAAGTATACCTGCAGGAAAATGGCAGTTTTGGAAAACGGCGAGATCACAGAAGAGGGACTTGTTGAAGATATTTTTAAGAATCCTACAAGCAGGACCGGAGCTCTTTTTGCAAAGGTATTTAATGAGATGCAGCATACGGAGCTTGGTGATGGTGCAGGAATTTAG
- a CDS encoding methionine ABC transporter permease, translating to MSLLNEPFWKVFLASFSKEVWDSILPSVWDTLYMTLIASAITLVFGVILGIVLTVTNPTGLAPVKPLYTGMGGLINVLRSLPQMIMIILMIPVSRLIFGKSYGTNACIIAIAASCIPMYARMVESSLLEIEKGKIDAAKALGSTNYQIITKVIIPETFPSLIRGFTLAVISVISMTALAGSFGAGGIGDIAVRFGYQRFQHDVLFATVYVLVILVQGIQLLGDRVSRHILIKRHLLSAGVRRKRRKHYEKKSDKDTENSYNSTGVNSHAGRVLTN from the coding sequence ATGAGCTTGCTTAATGAACCGTTTTGGAAAGTATTCTTAGCTTCTTTTTCCAAGGAAGTGTGGGACAGTATACTGCCTTCAGTGTGGGATACGCTTTATATGACTTTGATCGCAAGCGCCATAACGCTGGTATTTGGAGTGATACTCGGGATCGTGCTTACGGTGACTAATCCTACGGGACTTGCGCCTGTCAAGCCTTTATACACAGGAATGGGGGGACTTATAAATGTCCTTAGATCACTTCCCCAGATGATAATGATCATATTGATGATCCCCGTTTCAAGGCTGATCTTCGGAAAGTCCTACGGAACTAACGCCTGCATAATCGCTATAGCAGCAAGCTGCATACCTATGTACGCAAGAATGGTCGAGTCTAGCCTTCTTGAGATCGAGAAAGGCAAGATCGATGCTGCGAAGGCACTTGGAAGTACAAATTATCAGATAATCACAAAGGTTATCATTCCAGAGACTTTCCCGTCACTTATCAGAGGATTCACGCTGGCAGTCATATCTGTAATATCAATGACAGCTCTTGCAGGAAGTTTTGGAGCAGGCGGAATCGGCGATATCGCTGTAAGATTCGGTTATCAGAGATTTCAACACGATGTTCTCTTTGCAACTGTATATGTCCTGGTGATCTTAGTGCAGGGCATTCAGCTTCTTGGAGACCGCGTTTCGAGACATATACTTATAAAAAGGCATCTGCTTTCGGCAGGTGTGAGGAGAAAAAGGAGGAAACATTATGAAAAAAAATCTGACAAAGACACTGAAAATAGTTACAACAGCACTGGTGTCAACAGCCATGCTGGCAGGGTGCTCACAAACTAG
- the nifH gene encoding nitrogenase iron protein encodes MAEKELRQIAIYGKGGIGKSTTTQNLTAGLAELGKKVMVVGCDPKADSTRLLLGGLHQKTVLDTLREDGDVQLDSIMKEGFGGTRCVESGGPEPGVGCAGRGIITSIGLLERLGAYTEDLDYVFYDVLGDVVCGGFAMPIREGKAKEIYIVASGEMMALYAANNISKGISRYARTGGVRLGGIICNSRNVDREKELLEAFAKELGTQLIYFVPRDNIVQRAEINKKTVIAYDPNSKQADEYRSLAEAIDKNTFLTVPKPMTQERLEEILIEHGLIDTEEYAQAQAI; translated from the coding sequence ATGGCAGAGAAAGAGCTTAGACAGATAGCGATATATGGAAAAGGTGGAATTGGTAAGTCAACTACAACGCAGAATCTTACAGCAGGTCTTGCTGAACTTGGAAAGAAGGTAATGGTTGTAGGTTGTGATCCTAAAGCGGATTCTACAAGACTTTTACTTGGAGGTCTTCATCAGAAGACTGTTCTTGATACACTTCGTGAAGATGGAGATGTACAGCTTGATTCAATCATGAAGGAAGGCTTTGGCGGTACAAGATGCGTTGAGTCAGGCGGTCCTGAACCAGGTGTTGGATGTGCTGGTCGAGGAATCATCACATCAATAGGTCTTCTTGAAAGACTCGGAGCTTATACAGAAGATCTTGATTATGTATTCTATGACGTACTTGGCGACGTTGTATGCGGCGGTTTCGCAATGCCAATCCGTGAAGGTAAGGCTAAGGAGATCTACATTGTAGCATCAGGCGAAATGATGGCTCTCTATGCAGCCAACAATATTTCAAAAGGTATATCAAGATACGCAAGAACAGGCGGCGTAAGACTTGGCGGAATCATCTGCAATTCAAGAAATGTTGATAGAGAAAAAGAGCTTCTTGAAGCATTCGCAAAAGAGCTTGGAACACAGCTTATCTACTTCGTACCAAGAGACAACATCGTACAGAGAGCTGAGATCAACAAAAAGACTGTTATCGCATATGATCCAAATTCAAAGCAGGCAGATGAATACAGAAGCCTTGCAGAAGCGATCGACAAAAACACATTCCTTACAGTACCAAAGCCAATGACTCAGGAAAGACTTGAGGAGATTCTTATCGAGCATGGACTTATAGATACAGAGGAATACGCTCAAGCACAGGCAATCTGA
- a CDS encoding NifB/NifX family molybdenum-iron cluster-binding protein gives MGKFRVAFASSNNAYIDEHFGSAQYFQIYDIDEEEAEYVEERRINPLCKGHCEGGFDAAYDLLIDADAIFVLRIGESAASYMIQHGKRVFEAHGFIEDIVKELIADGFAKDEDNAQENDTESKTLAAG, from the coding sequence ATGGGAAAATTTAGAGTGGCATTTGCCAGCAGTAATAATGCATATATAGATGAACATTTTGGTTCAGCACAGTATTTTCAGATATATGACATTGACGAAGAGGAAGCTGAATACGTAGAAGAAAGAAGGATCAATCCTCTGTGCAAGGGTCACTGCGAAGGCGGATTTGACGCAGCGTATGACCTCTTGATAGATGCAGATGCGATCTTCGTTTTAAGGATCGGCGAATCCGCAGCTTCGTACATGATACAGCATGGCAAAAGAGTCTTCGAAGCACATGGCTTTATTGAAGATATTGTAAAAGAGCTGATAGCTGACGGCTTTGCAAAAGATGAAGACAATGCGCAGGAAAATGATACTGAAAGTAAGACCCTGGCAGCAGGCTAA
- a CDS encoding radical SAM protein codes for MAKSYQELTQNHPCFARGQKSNKGRIHLPVSPGCNIACKFCDRQINDYEDRPGVASEVISPEEALEAVGRAIAINPDIHVAGIAGPGDTLATDFALKTFRLIKDKFPDLIKCMSTNGLMLPDRADEIIDVGVDSLTVTVNAVDPKIQAQLNSAVVYHGKRYTGEEAAKILIHNQLEGIRKVAASGTSVKVNTVLVPEINKDHIETIAKTVSEAGAKIYNIIPLIPQAELAWCSAPTCHDIERAKATAIKYIDVFMHCSRCRADAVGVPGGIDISKLVYLKVLNTKQTFSHG; via the coding sequence GTGGCAAAAAGTTACCAGGAGCTTACGCAGAACCATCCATGCTTTGCCCGTGGCCAGAAGAGCAATAAAGGAAGAATACACCTTCCTGTGTCACCGGGATGCAATATAGCATGTAAATTCTGCGACAGACAGATAAATGATTATGAAGACAGACCGGGAGTTGCAAGTGAAGTAATATCACCGGAGGAAGCACTAGAAGCAGTAGGAAGGGCGATCGCAATAAATCCTGACATCCACGTTGCAGGAATCGCGGGCCCTGGCGATACACTCGCTACAGACTTTGCACTTAAGACATTCAGACTTATAAAGGATAAATTCCCTGATCTTATCAAATGTATGAGTACCAACGGACTCATGCTTCCCGACAGGGCAGATGAGATCATAGATGTAGGGGTGGATTCTCTTACAGTTACAGTCAATGCAGTAGATCCCAAAATCCAGGCACAGCTTAATAGCGCGGTTGTATATCATGGGAAAAGATATACAGGCGAAGAAGCAGCTAAGATCCTCATTCACAATCAGCTTGAAGGAATAAGGAAAGTAGCAGCTTCAGGGACATCCGTTAAGGTTAATACTGTTCTTGTCCCTGAGATCAACAAAGATCATATAGAGACTATAGCAAAGACAGTTTCTGAGGCGGGAGCCAAGATCTACAACATCATCCCTCTCATACCACAGGCAGAGCTTGCATGGTGCAGTGCACCGACTTGTCACGATATTGAGAGAGCAAAGGCTACAGCAATTAAATACATAGATGTATTCATGCACTGCTCAAGATGCAGAGCCGATGCGGTTGGAGTTCCGGGAGGAATTGATATTTCAAAACTTGTATATCTTAAAGTGCTTAATACAAAACAGACATTTAGCCACGGGTAA
- a CDS encoding nitrogenase component 1, protein MGKLDVSIPEVSIREIRLGSITGYQGSAKGLVNESGCGGLKNRDRKFQQCAGCSISKAACMVTLIQDAAVIIHGPVGCASCLHEFNFTYYVNAKPRRGIDNPTQRKIFSTNLKETDTVYGGANKLAKAIREVNERTNASAIFVLSSCASAIIGDDIESIANEAEEEIGKPVVAIYCEGFRSTVWTTGFDAGYHGIVRKLVKPPVKKDNGLINVINFWGSDVFTKWFEPFGVKPNLITPYSTVEGLAHASEATATVQICPTLGSYLGAALEQEYGVPEIRTAAPYGIIQTDRWFRELGKLLHKEDVAEKIIKEKKEKYLPKIEELRKRLKGVRAYVTAGSAHGHALLNIVGDLGMEAVGASVFHHDPTYDGGDGAADLLERRVRDYGDVPNYNVCAKQEFEFVNVLNRIRPDILLARHGGITLWAAKLGIPSLLVEDEQANMGYEGLISYGEKIVETLENTEFIENLSKHASNPYTEWWMNEQPDTFLKEAKTEVI, encoded by the coding sequence ATGGGCAAGTTAGATGTAAGTATTCCCGAGGTTTCCATAAGAGAGATAAGACTTGGTTCGATCACAGGTTATCAGGGATCAGCCAAAGGTCTTGTTAATGAATCGGGATGCGGCGGACTTAAGAACAGGGATCGTAAATTCCAGCAGTGTGCGGGATGTTCGATCAGCAAAGCCGCATGTATGGTCACTCTTATTCAGGATGCAGCGGTTATCATACATGGACCTGTGGGATGTGCATCATGCCTTCATGAGTTCAACTTTACATACTATGTAAATGCAAAACCAAGAAGAGGCATCGACAATCCTACTCAGAGAAAGATCTTCTCAACCAATCTCAAAGAGACAGACACAGTTTACGGCGGAGCTAATAAGCTTGCAAAAGCGATCCGTGAAGTAAACGAAAGAACAAATGCATCAGCAATCTTTGTACTTAGTTCCTGTGCATCAGCAATCATCGGTGATGATATCGAAAGCATCGCAAATGAAGCTGAAGAAGAGATCGGAAAGCCGGTAGTTGCTATCTACTGCGAAGGCTTCAGATCAACAGTATGGACAACAGGTTTTGATGCAGGCTATCACGGAATCGTAAGAAAGCTGGTTAAGCCCCCGGTAAAAAAAGACAACGGACTTATAAATGTTATCAACTTCTGGGGTTCAGATGTATTTACCAAGTGGTTCGAGCCATTTGGAGTAAAGCCAAATCTCATCACACCATATTCAACAGTAGAAGGCCTTGCACATGCTTCTGAGGCAACAGCTACAGTTCAGATCTGTCCTACACTTGGTTCATACCTTGGAGCAGCTCTTGAACAGGAATACGGAGTACCGGAGATAAGAACAGCAGCTCCATACGGAATCATTCAGACAGACAGATGGTTCAGAGAACTTGGTAAGCTTCTTCATAAAGAAGACGTTGCAGAAAAGATCATTAAAGAGAAAAAAGAGAAATATCTCCCTAAGATAGAAGAGCTTCGTAAGAGACTTAAAGGAGTAAGAGCATACGTAACAGCAGGATCCGCTCACGGACATGCACTTTTGAACATAGTTGGTGACCTTGGAATGGAAGCTGTAGGAGCAAGCGTATTCCATCATGATCCAACTTATGACGGAGGCGACGGCGCAGCAGATCTTCTTGAAAGAAGAGTAAGAGACTACGGCGATGTTCCTAACTACAATGTATGCGCTAAGCAGGAATTCGAATTCGTAAATGTACTTAACAGGATTCGTCCTGACATCCTTCTTGCAAGACACGGCGGAATCACACTTTGGGCAGCAAAGCTTGGAATTCCTTCACTTCTTGTAGAAGACGAGCAGGCTAACATGGGTTACGAAGGACTCATAAGCTATGGTGAGAAGATCGTTGAAACTCTTGAAAACACAGAGTTCATCGAGAACCTTTCAAAGCATGCTTCAAATCCATACACAGAGTGGTGGATGAACGAGCAGCCTGACACATTCCTTAAGGAAGCTAAGACGGAGGTTATTTAA